aatatagtTGGCATTAGATCTAACTAGTCAAAAAAAAAGTGGAACTTAAAAACTAATAATGCTTAGTAACTGCCCAAGAACGGGCTTGCAGTTTAGTCGTAATTACCAGTTGTGAAATCGATTGCCGAGTCGGCTTCAAGCgaagaaacaaaatcaGATAATAGCTCTGCAGCAACTTTATGATACTTCAGTTGGGCTCCAACCAATTCGCTGaattccttcaaaaattcaGACTTCTCCATTACCGATTGCATGAAGGAGATCGATACATCCATAGCTTCAGCAAATTCATCTTCCAGTGTTTCCATATGCACCCTTAAAGAAGCTTGTTTCTCTGGCTTAGCAGCAGAAAAATTTGCCCTTGCAATATCATATTGCAATCGTTTGTTATCAACTTCTTTACGTGCCCTGGCCGCAGCTGCAAATTCattgtttaatttttctttcaactgTTTATTAAATCTGGTCCGAATTAGCATATCTTGCTGAAGTCTAGCCTGTGCGATCTGTGCTTGGATGTCACTatacttcaacaaaatgTCTGCTGTAACATTGCTATCAGATCCTGATTTACTTAAATATTCACTGGAAGTCAATGAAACTTTACTCAAAGCATAATTCAACGTCTTCGGGTCCTTAGCAGGTCCGGGAGagatcaaaatattttgtgCTTCTTCCGTCGAAGTCGCCTTGGTCAACTCCTGAATCTTACCGGTCACAGTCTTCGAAATCTCATTCACAGACTCACTGACATGTTGGGGGTAATCGTAGGTTTCACTTTCATATATCTGTGTcacttttaaaaagttcTCATAGATCAGTCTGATTTTATCAACCCTCTTTTCCATGTGAACATACTCCTCCGGCATTTGTGAAATATCTGTAATCTGTCCCAACTTCTCTTGAACCATTCTATGTGTCGTTTGAGCAATCGACGGCAAAGTTGATGTCAAATCTTGAGTCTTCTGAGTAACCGTCATGGACAAATCCTTGAACCGTTTGTCTAAGTTGGCTTCCTGGGCCTTTTGTTGCACGGAAGAGGATATCTCCTGAAACTTCTTAGTGAAGGTATCAGCAAATGAATTGAATGacattttaaaatattaaacaaCGGCAGCGATATCTGAATAACAGCTTGAACACTTCAAAACAACTTATTACTGAGTGTTATTTCtattatatgtatgtataaGAATCCAAACCAATCCATCACCAGCCttgtttattatatatggcTTACGAGGGATACAATCTACTGGCACCTTCTCAGTTACCCGGCTATGatgaaatcaaaatcacgtgacagATATGTGAGGTGATTCAGATTAGTAGTTAATTATGTATAATTTATTAGTGGAGTAGTGGCATATCAGCGGCAAGGGTTATGTTGGATGAATGATTGCAGTATCATGAATTGATTGTTTTTTCATCAGCAATAGCAGTAATTATTTATAAAGTTCGAAAAATTGTTTTGAAGTATCAATTGCGGTCATCGGGACAAATGTAGTCATCGCCGAGCACTTACTAGTCTGTTTGGTTATACAGGGATCTGGTTCTGTTTAATGATGAGTCTTTTAACTCGCTGTGTGGTATTAGATAGATTAAGTCTGAATGTGTGTGGTAGTGGTAGGTGTACGGGGAGGAATGGGCTGGTAGTTACATCAGGCATCGGTAACAAGCCAATACGccatataaatatgtatgTTGTGATGAAACAAGTACGGTAT
This region of Eremothecium cymbalariae DBVPG#7215 chromosome 4, complete sequence genomic DNA includes:
- the GVP36 gene encoding Gvp36p (similar to Ashbya gossypii ADL115W) — its product is MSFNSFADTFTKKFQEISSSVQQKAQEANLDKRFKDLSMTVTQKTQDLTSTLPSIAQTTHRMVQEKLGQITDISQMPEEYVHMEKRVDKIRLIYENFLKVTQIYESETYDYPQHVSESVNEISKTVTGKIQELTKATSTEEAQNILISPGPAKDPKTLNYALSKVSLTSSEYLSKSGSDSNVTADILLKYSDIQAQIAQARLQQDMLIRTRFNKQLKEKLNNEFAAAARARKEVDNKRLQYDIARANFSAAKPEKQASLRVHMETLEDEFAEAMDVSISFMQSVMEKSEFLKEFSELVGAQLKYHKVAAELLSDFVSSLEADSAIDFTTGNYD